One 'Nostoc azollae' 0708 genomic window carries:
- a CDS encoding PriCT-2 domain-containing protein, translating into MINNHHALQLNLEQTPKLKFAVNTYGRNKDWDFKKLAANFQDKEGTIENVKEHIKAGHAVCASLLGNKWRSKANVIGSQWLLLDIDNSDMARDADGKLIKDNYGNYIKVYKHQLTIEEALTHPFIRKYCALIYTTASHQPDWHRFRLIFLLPEYVEGADIVETCIHLLMQHLPHDRACRDASRVFYGNTEAEFLLVNPEASLPNEWVREAITITQQERSEYQLHIQEIELRHKKWREISLIEGWDIDQLIKNALSLIPPRTLGSGNYDECRQVLMALVNHYGASEAEIIAEKWSPSIKGTTWNIRAKIRSFRRGGITIGTLFHIAKEYGFHFPKRQYEVSENYKGLTSPQECELGQFREDLTSFQNLLKQALIPFVKGAKGFSTPILRGAQFVREEPKLEINSPIRKFIVYKPGNIPYKNEFIDDIYIECQAGEHIAAWVEAISKGWTQILDNSHPGQGKSHNAGKLTAAMFGTDKLIYQDANHRNPSTLPIEINFVDLPVRHNGLKIDTNRTTPTGANFLVQPKVGETPDTDSNCRRTSLFGAFRDKNFASLDFEESAISPICKGCINHNQCCFTYGDGFGFRFLKQIVIQNYAEIRAHPDSTPVVLTNGANEPFTVGRIWEEAGSLIKPVRSIEVRLQDFDTTIGSLIAGGLPTEEWVKLQQYLPVLRSLLNGDIKPNSRYGFNDAELREQLGEFPSGIDIKIIRQILQPNLEFLGDLDSVDINGDQQLRKSAAAHFAAKRVAKESAQQAGKQFFDLPNYWLPDFLEAWKGEGSLAYKWGILTIYRPNTKYSELAYSAQFNIYLDATIRPEHLKLKLGYNDSILVIQQSRPDYSNLRVVNVIGLGKLPKKRSSSLTERVLSLKETFRKIHKKLGIIEWKQLAIKTEDYIEYSHFVDGRGVNRFSECDVIASFGIPYQNIGVVAAHIKVMTDEAVHVGNLEGILQKYLTELIRGEIIQEIGRLRAHRRCNEELIFYFCADYDLSFLLDELPGVKLEVIDACTLCTEAGSRDQQTGHAIIKAFNQLLESQQKICQTAIAKIINTTQGWVSRFTQRWGGWVRFKKLLLLLLDSFHSDSNKNLTDLSDDEIWFAREYFPTLLDKARSLPEDPIEYIAEVTLTVTKPVMSPILRHFSPAVKTGLLLIVLSSLATEVYLHFLLVQAVTNPIVI; encoded by the coding sequence GTGATAAATAACCATCACGCATTGCAGCTAAATCTTGAACAAACACCGAAGTTAAAATTTGCTGTCAACACTTATGGCAGAAATAAAGACTGGGATTTTAAGAAACTAGCTGCTAACTTTCAAGATAAAGAAGGCACAATAGAGAACGTTAAAGAACATATTAAAGCAGGTCACGCTGTTTGTGCCAGCTTATTGGGTAATAAATGGCGGAGTAAGGCCAATGTTATCGGTTCTCAATGGTTATTACTTGACATCGATAATTCTGATATGGCCCGTGATGCAGACGGTAAGCTAATTAAGGATAATTATGGGAATTACATCAAAGTTTATAAGCACCAGTTAACTATTGAAGAAGCCTTAACCCATCCCTTCATTAGAAAATACTGTGCTTTGATTTATACCACTGCTAGTCATCAACCAGACTGGCATAGATTCCGACTTATTTTCCTTCTGCCAGAATATGTTGAGGGTGCTGACATTGTTGAAACTTGTATACACCTCTTAATGCAACATCTACCCCATGACCGTGCGTGTAGAGATGCTTCTCGTGTCTTTTACGGTAATACAGAAGCAGAATTCCTGTTGGTCAATCCTGAAGCTAGTTTACCAAATGAATGGGTAAGGGAAGCAATTACAATCACACAACAGGAACGTAGTGAGTATCAGCTACACATTCAAGAAATTGAGTTACGGCATAAGAAGTGGCGTGAAATTTCCCTTATTGAAGGCTGGGATATTGACCAGCTTATTAAGAACGCACTTTCATTAATTCCACCGCGTACCCTTGGGAGTGGAAACTATGATGAATGTCGCCAAGTACTGATGGCTTTGGTCAATCACTACGGGGCATCTGAAGCAGAAATTATTGCTGAGAAATGGTCGCCTTCGATCAAGGGTACAACTTGGAACATTCGTGCCAAAATCCGCAGTTTTAGGCGTGGTGGGATTACGATCGGTACACTATTCCACATCGCTAAGGAGTATGGTTTTCACTTTCCAAAACGGCAGTATGAAGTATCCGAAAACTATAAAGGACTCACTAGTCCTCAAGAATGCGAACTAGGACAATTCAGAGAAGATTTGACCAGCTTCCAGAATTTATTAAAACAGGCGCTTATACCTTTTGTTAAAGGTGCTAAAGGATTTTCCACTCCCATATTAAGGGGAGCACAATTCGTAAGAGAGGAACCAAAACTTGAGATTAACTCCCCAATACGTAAGTTCATCGTCTATAAGCCGGGGAATATCCCATACAAAAACGAATTTATAGATGACATCTATATTGAATGCCAAGCAGGAGAACATATCGCCGCATGGGTCGAAGCAATTTCTAAAGGCTGGACACAAATTTTAGACAATTCTCATCCAGGTCAGGGTAAATCTCACAATGCTGGTAAACTGACGGCTGCCATGTTCGGTACAGATAAACTAATTTACCAAGATGCAAACCACAGAAACCCATCTACCTTACCGATTGAGATTAATTTTGTTGACTTACCTGTGCGGCACAACGGCTTGAAAATTGACACTAACCGTACTACTCCAACTGGTGCTAATTTTCTAGTACAACCTAAAGTGGGTGAAACTCCTGATACTGATAGTAACTGTAGGAGAACTAGTTTATTTGGTGCGTTCCGTGATAAGAACTTTGCTTCTTTAGATTTTGAAGAAAGTGCTATTAGCCCTATCTGTAAGGGTTGTATTAATCACAATCAGTGCTGTTTCACTTATGGTGATGGTTTCGGCTTCCGTTTTCTAAAGCAGATAGTAATCCAAAATTACGCCGAAATTCGAGCACATCCTGACTCTACCCCAGTTGTTTTAACTAACGGTGCTAATGAACCTTTCACTGTGGGACGGATATGGGAAGAAGCAGGAAGTCTTATTAAGCCTGTGCGATCAATTGAAGTACGACTACAGGATTTTGATACTACCATTGGTTCCTTAATTGCTGGTGGTTTACCAACTGAGGAATGGGTAAAACTCCAGCAGTATTTACCAGTTTTACGATCACTTCTTAATGGAGACATTAAACCTAATTCTCGTTATGGCTTTAACGATGCTGAATTAAGAGAACAATTAGGTGAATTTCCGTCTGGAATAGACATTAAAATAATCCGGCAAATATTACAGCCTAATTTAGAATTCTTGGGTGACCTGGATTCTGTTGATATCAATGGTGATCAACAACTACGAAAAAGTGCTGCCGCTCATTTTGCTGCTAAACGTGTAGCTAAGGAGAGCGCCCAACAAGCGGGTAAACAGTTCTTTGATTTACCCAATTACTGGTTACCTGATTTCCTCGAAGCTTGGAAAGGTGAGGGTTCCCTAGCTTATAAATGGGGTATATTGACCATTTATCGCCCTAATACTAAATACAGTGAATTAGCTTACTCAGCCCAATTCAATATTTACCTTGATGCTACTATTAGGCCAGAGCATTTGAAATTGAAACTTGGTTACAATGATTCAATATTAGTCATCCAGCAGTCTCGTCCTGACTACAGTAATTTAAGAGTAGTTAATGTCATAGGGCTCGGTAAGTTGCCTAAAAAACGGTCAAGCTCCTTAACTGAACGTGTTCTTTCCCTCAAAGAAACTTTTCGTAAGATACACAAGAAACTGGGGATTATTGAGTGGAAACAACTTGCTATTAAGACGGAAGACTATATTGAATACAGTCACTTTGTTGATGGTCGTGGTGTTAACCGCTTTAGTGAATGTGATGTCATTGCTTCTTTTGGCATTCCGTACCAGAATATTGGTGTAGTAGCTGCACATATAAAAGTAATGACTGATGAGGCAGTCCACGTGGGAAATTTAGAAGGCATCTTACAAAAATATCTCACCGAGTTAATCAGGGGTGAGATTATTCAAGAAATTGGTCGATTACGCGCTCATCGTCGCTGCAATGAGGAGTTAATATTTTACTTCTGTGCTGACTATGACTTGAGTTTTTTGTTAGATGAACTACCAGGTGTAAAGTTAGAGGTTATAGATGCCTGTACTTTATGTACGGAAGCTGGTAGCCGAGATCAGCAGACTGGACATGCCATTATCAAGGCCTTCAACCAGCTTTTGGAATCCCAACAGAAAATTTGTCAAACGGCAATTGCAAAAATTATAAACACTACGCAAGGTTGGGTAAGCAGATTTACCCAACGTTGGGGTGGTTGGGTTAGGTTTAAAAAATTATTACTTTTACTATTAGATAGTTTTCATAGTGATAGTAATAAAAATCTCACAGACCTCAGCGATGACGAAATTTGGTTTGCTCGTGAATACTTCCCGACACTACTTGATAAAGCTAGATCATTACCTGAAGATCCTATTGAATATATAGCTGAAGTTACTCTAACGGTTACTAAACCTGTAATGTCGCCCATTCTGCGCCATTTTAGCCCTGCTGTAAAAACTGGTTTGCTGTTGATTGTTTTATCTTCTCTGGCTACTGAGGTTTACTTGCACTTTCTCCTGGTACAAGCCGTGACCAATCCGATAGTTATCTGA
- a CDS encoding ribbon-helix-helix domain-containing protein has protein sequence MPKYKGKRVNVTFPVEVYERVAGLASDETRTVSQMIVVLCQEAMVAREKKYEK, from the coding sequence ATGCCAAAGTATAAAGGTAAAAGAGTAAATGTCACTTTCCCAGTTGAGGTTTATGAACGAGTTGCAGGATTAGCCAGTGATGAAACTAGAACAGTAAGTCAAATGATTGTTGTGTTATGTCAAGAAGCTATGGTAGCTAGGGAGAAGAAGTACGAAAAATAG